From a single Rutidosis leptorrhynchoides isolate AG116_Rl617_1_P2 chromosome 5, CSIRO_AGI_Rlap_v1, whole genome shotgun sequence genomic region:
- the LOC139848503 gene encoding uncharacterized protein: protein MAKCGVDLSKDNRDAIGISGGMLVVWDTSSFLVESAGGNEYFLAIQGKWVSSGHETLIANVYGPHNDEEKKLMWGSLDDLISKIDPTWVVCGDFNEVRCHSNILNCVFHPSRASRFNEFIARNNLIEIPINGKRFTRISDDGTKFSKLVRFLVNDKFISFWVDLSVVPLDCRDSDHCPLLLRDRVIDFGPKPFKIFDEWFKKDGVDKVILEAWNKSADHDGNNGPEHLSSLRPNHSDHVAPVGPTVTASDGPTGTVGPTITDSVRGPAESMGFDVHKLSVDEAGALEEKFSESEIWEAVKGCGSSKAPGLDRFNMGFYKKFWYVIKDDLVESINLFWETRDISKGYNTSFITLVPKKADPLCLNDYHLISLIGSYYKVIAKLLSNRLKKWCPILLVLSKVRLLKEEIFWMVHLLQMKQSPS, encoded by the exons ATGGCTAAATGTGGAGTTGATTTATCAAAGGACAATAG GGATGCCATCGGTATCTCGGGTGGGATGTTAGTGGTATGGGATACCTCTAGTTTTCTTGTTGAAAGTGCAGGTGGTAACGAGTATTTCCTAGCCATTCAGGGGAAGTGGGTTAGTTCCGGTCATGAAACTTTAATTGCAAATGTATATGGTCCGCACAATGATGAAGAGAAAAAATTAATGTGGGGGTCGTTAGATGATTTAATAAGTAAAATAGACCCGACATGGGTTGTATGTGGGGATTTTAATGAGGTAAGATGTCATTCGAATATACTCAATTGTGTTTTCCATCCTTCTCGAGCATCACGATTTAACGAGTTCATTGCAAGAAACAATTTAATTGAGATTCCGATAAATGGGAAAAGATTCACACGAATTAGTGATGACGGCACAAAATTTAGTAAACTTGTTCGTTTCCTTGTAAACGACAAATTTATTAGTTTTTGGGTCGACCTTTCGGTTGTTCCATTGGACTGTAGAGACTCGGATCATTGCCCACTCCTATTAAGGGATCGGGTCATTGATTTTGGGCCAAAACCTTTTAAGATCTTTGATGAATGGTTCAAAAAGGATGGTGTGGATAAAGTGATTTTAGAGGCTTGGAACAAATCG GCTGATCACGATGGGAATAATGGGCCTGAACATCTCAGCTCGCTAAGGCCCAACCATTCTGACCATGTTGCGCCTGTTGGGCCTACTGTTACTGCGTCTGATGGGCCAACAGGTACTGTTGGACCCACTATTACCGATTCCGTTCGTGGGCCTGCAGAATCTATGGGGTTTGATGTCCATAAACTGTCAGTGGATGAAGcgggtgcgttggaagaaaaatTTAGTGAATCTGAAATTTGGGAGGCGGTGAAAGGGTGTGGTAGCTCAAAAGCTCCTGGACTGGACAGATTTAATATGGGTTTTTATAAGAAATTTTGGTATGTTATTAAAGACGATTTGGTGGAGTCCATTAATTTATTTTGGGAAACGAGGGATATCTCAAAGGGATACAACACGTCTTTCATCACATTGGTCCCGAAGAAAGCAGATCCATTATGCCTTAATGACTACCATCTCATTAGCTTGATCGGTAGCTATTATAAGGTAATTGCGAAACTTCTTTCTAATCGTCTTAAAAAGTGGTGCCCGATCTTGTTGGTTTTGAGCAAAGTGCGTTTATTAAAGGAAGAAATATTTTGGATGGTGCACTTATTGCAAATGAAACAATCTCCTTCTTAA